The Primulina tabacum isolate GXHZ01 chromosome 16, ASM2559414v2, whole genome shotgun sequence genome window below encodes:
- the LOC142529035 gene encoding protein neprosin-like, which yields MAAAQFSKDHRKRKRTAALFLLCLWSLISPSCADRLPTSRQRLQVQKHLKRLNKPPLKTIQSSDGDIIDCVHISHQPAFDHPFLKDHKIQARPSYHPDGLFDENKMSTGPKERANSITQLWHMNGKCPEDTIPIRRTKKEDVLRASSVKSFGKKKRRSVPKPRSADPDLINESGHQHAIAYVEGDKYSGAKATINVWEPQILQPNEFSLSQIWVLGGSFGEDLNSIEAGWQVSPDLYGDNNTRLFTYWTSDAYQATGCYNLLCSGFIQVNSEIAMGASISPVSGYRNPQYDISILIWKDPKEGHWWMQFGNDYVLGYWPSFLFSYLADSASMIEWGGEVVNSEPNGQHTTTQMGSGHFPEEGFGKSSYFRNIQVVDSSNNLKSPKGLGTFTEQSNCYDVQTGSNGDWGHYFYYGGPGRNPNCP from the exons ATGGCCGCTGCGCAGTTTAGCAAAGATCACCGGAAGAGGAAACGCACAGCTGCATTGTTTTTGTTATGCTTATGGAGTCTGATCTCACCCTCTTGCGCCGACAGGCTCCCTACTTCACGGCAGAGGCTGCAAGTTCAGAAGCACTTGAAAAGGCTGAATAAGCCTCCTCTTAAAACTATTCAG AGCTCTGATGGGGATATCATTGACTGTGTGCACATCTCTCATCAACCTGCTTTTGATCACCCTTTCCTCAAAGATCACAAAATCCAG GCAAGGCCTAGTTACCATCCAGATGGGCTTTTTGATGAGAACAAGATGTCAACAGGGCCAAAGGAAAGAGCAAATTCAATCACCCAGTTGTGGCACATGAATGGTAAATGTCCTGAGGACACCATACCCATAAGAAGAACAAAGAAAGAAGATGTTTTGAGGGCTAGCTCTGTAAAAAGTTTTGGAAAGAAAAAGCGTAGAAGCGTCCCCAAGCCCAGGTCTGCAGATCCAGACCTCATAAATGAAAGTGGTCATCAG CATGCAATAGCATATGTTGAAGGGGACAAATATTCTGGTGCAAAAGCAACTATTAATGTTTGGGAACCACAAATACTTCAGCCTAATGAGTTTAGCTTGTCACAAATTTGGGTTTTGGGTGGTTCTTTTGGCGAAGATCTTAATAGCATTGAAGCTGGTTGGCAG GTGAGCCCAGATCTTTATGGTGACAACAACACTAGGCTCTTCACTTATTGGACT AGTGATGCCTACCAAGCCACTGGTTGCTACAATCTCCTCTGCTCCGGCTTCATTCAAGTTAACAGTGAAATAGCAATGGGTGCTAGCATCTCTCCTGTTTCCGGCTACCGGAATCCGCAATATGATATTAGTATTCTTATTTGGAAG GATCCAAAAGAGGGACACTGGTGGATGCAATTTGGCAACGACTATGTGTTGGGGTATTGGCCATCTTTCTTGTTTTCGTACTTGGCAGACAGTGCATCCATGATCGAATGGGGCGGCGAGGTTGTAAATTCTGAACCCAATGGACAACACACGACAACTCAAATGGGCAGTGGCCATTTCCCGGAAGAAGGTTTTGGAAAATCAAGCTACTTCAGAAACATACAAGTAGTGGATAGCTCCAACAATCTTAAATCTCCCAAAGGTCTTGGCACCTTTACTGAACAATCCAACTGTTACGATGTCCAAACCGGGAGTAATGGAGATTGGGGACATTACTTTTATTACGGAGGCCCTGGTAGAAATCCTAATTGCCCTTGA